From a single Natronorubrum tibetense GA33 genomic region:
- a CDS encoding DUF58 domain-containing protein, whose product MRPTIRGWTAIAVVALSFAMVWEFGPRALNAVVTPLLVVLVVGALTTARATRPEVRRAPVSPGFVDDRRTVEIALETASAVSATVRDAVDEGATVTDIESVSGAETEIDGRGAPTATTTLEADDRFEYAVRLERRGEHRLGPLTVIVTDVFGLFHRRFDYDETTSLVVYPRVHDLRSDPGSDLRAFVERERGDREEFDHLREYQRGDSLRDVHWKSAAKRPDADLVVTEYAADEEAGSVTVSAECPPGRDDDLATAVASVVTHLLEADVSVGVTVPNGEYPPGTGSDHHHTLLSAFAVLEAGDLEDEQRRAADIVVRAGDEGTTVVVDGRSIPFDRLIGDRRGNGRSRRAGSTSRATRNQPDGDESGVVS is encoded by the coding sequence ATGCGACCGACGATTCGCGGCTGGACTGCCATCGCCGTCGTCGCGCTCTCGTTCGCGATGGTGTGGGAGTTCGGTCCCCGTGCGCTGAACGCCGTCGTGACGCCGCTGCTAGTCGTGCTCGTCGTCGGTGCGCTGACGACCGCCCGAGCCACACGGCCCGAGGTGAGACGTGCCCCCGTCTCGCCGGGATTCGTCGACGACCGCCGGACGGTCGAAATCGCGCTCGAGACCGCGTCGGCCGTCTCGGCGACCGTTCGCGACGCCGTCGACGAGGGAGCCACGGTTACCGACATCGAGTCGGTTAGTGGAGCCGAGACCGAAATCGACGGGCGCGGCGCGCCCACCGCGACGACGACCCTCGAGGCCGACGATCGGTTCGAGTACGCGGTGCGACTCGAGCGACGAGGCGAACATCGACTCGGCCCGTTGACAGTCATCGTCACCGACGTGTTCGGCCTGTTCCACCGACGGTTCGACTACGACGAGACGACTTCGCTGGTCGTCTATCCGCGCGTTCACGACCTCCGGAGCGATCCCGGCAGCGACCTCCGGGCGTTCGTCGAGCGCGAGCGCGGCGACCGCGAGGAGTTCGACCACCTGCGGGAGTACCAGCGCGGCGACTCGTTACGTGACGTCCACTGGAAGTCCGCCGCCAAACGGCCCGACGCGGACCTGGTCGTCACGGAGTACGCTGCCGACGAGGAAGCGGGCTCCGTGACAGTCTCCGCGGAGTGTCCCCCCGGTCGGGACGACGACCTGGCGACGGCCGTCGCGAGCGTTGTGACCCACCTCCTCGAAGCCGACGTCAGCGTCGGCGTGACCGTCCCAAACGGCGAGTATCCGCCGGGTACGGGCTCGGACCACCATCACACCCTCCTGTCGGCGTTCGCCGTCCTCGAGGCGGGCGACCTCGAGGACGAGCAGCGACGAGCGGCGGATATCGTCGTTCGGGCCGGCGACGAGGGAACCACGGTCGTCGTCGACGGGCGATCGATCCCGTTCGACCGACTGATCGGTGATCGCCGCGGGAACGGGCGATCACGACGAGCCGGTTCGACAAGCCGAGCGACTCGAAACCAGCCTGACGGCGACGAATCGGGGGTGGTCTCGTGA